One genomic region from Amycolatopsis sp. FBCC-B4732 encodes:
- a CDS encoding discoidin domain-containing protein, which produces MRRISTFLAALLLLAATLPGVAHAAALSSRTHLFYYPWYGGSSTGYRHWQQGGHTPPADVGANFYPVLGPYDSGDFAGAVEQHMRWIEQSGAGVLVYSWWGQGSYEDGLAAGVLEAAARHGIRVAWHLEPYSGRTAASTVADVNYILGRYGSSPAFYREGGRGAFYVFESLRIGDWTALDQVRSSAIVLAQTTDTSKVAHFGGMYTYDAIAGATAPGWREAGAYCEANGLVWAPSVGPGYVDDRAVPGNTTPTLARDNGATYDREWQNALSSQADWVSVTSFNEWHEGSVIEPASSSPPSGAYETFSGAYGTSGAASETAYLDRTRYWAAQLGGQPASVNLAQGRPVTASGAQGGYPAGNAVDGNASSYWESANNAFPQTLTVDLGAPAAVGRVVLKLPASWGRRTQTIAVNGGSPTGYAFDPATGNAVTIPVSAADRYLRLTFTGNTGWPAGQVSEVEAYAS; this is translated from the coding sequence ATGCGCCGGATTTCGACGTTCCTCGCCGCACTTCTCTTGCTGGCGGCCACTTTGCCGGGTGTCGCCCACGCGGCGGCGCTCTCGAGCCGGACCCACTTGTTCTACTACCCCTGGTACGGTGGCAGTTCGACCGGTTACCGGCACTGGCAGCAGGGCGGCCACACACCGCCGGCCGACGTCGGCGCCAACTTCTACCCGGTGCTGGGCCCGTACGACTCCGGTGATTTCGCGGGGGCCGTCGAGCAGCACATGCGCTGGATCGAGCAGTCCGGCGCCGGGGTGCTCGTGTACAGCTGGTGGGGTCAGGGGTCCTACGAGGACGGTCTGGCGGCCGGCGTGCTCGAAGCCGCGGCCCGGCACGGGATCCGGGTCGCATGGCACCTCGAGCCCTACAGCGGACGGACGGCGGCGTCCACCGTGGCCGACGTGAACTACATCCTGGGCCGGTACGGTTCGAGTCCCGCGTTCTACCGCGAAGGCGGCCGTGGCGCGTTCTACGTCTTCGAGAGCCTGCGGATCGGCGACTGGACGGCGCTGGACCAGGTGCGGTCGTCGGCGATCGTGCTGGCGCAGACGACGGACACGAGCAAGGTCGCGCACTTCGGCGGGATGTACACCTACGACGCGATCGCCGGGGCCACCGCGCCGGGCTGGCGTGAGGCGGGGGCTTACTGCGAAGCGAACGGGCTCGTGTGGGCACCTTCGGTGGGTCCGGGGTACGTCGACGATCGGGCGGTGCCGGGCAACACGACTCCGACGTTGGCGCGGGACAACGGCGCGACCTACGACCGCGAGTGGCAGAACGCGCTTTCTTCGCAGGCGGACTGGGTTTCGGTGACGTCGTTCAACGAGTGGCACGAGGGGTCGGTCATCGAACCGGCTTCGTCCTCGCCACCTTCGGGGGCTTACGAGACTTTCTCAGGGGCCTATGGGACTTCCGGCGCGGCTTCGGAAACCGCTTACCTGGACCGGACTCGGTACTGGGCCGCTCAGCTCGGCGGGCAACCTGCGTCGGTCAACCTGGCTCAGGGGCGGCCGGTGACCGCCAGCGGGGCGCAGGGCGGGTATCCGGCGGGGAACGCCGTGGACGGGAATGCTTCGAGTTATTGGGAGAGCGCGAACAACGCGTTCCCGCAGACGTTGACGGTGGACTTGGGCGCGCCGGCCGCGGTCGGCCGGGTGGTGCTGAAACTGCCGGCGTCGTGGGGTCGCCGGACGCAGACGATAGCCGTGAACGGCGGGAGTCCGACCGGGTACGCGTTCGACCCGGCGACCGGGAACGCGGTGACGATCCCGGTGTCCGCGGCGGATCGGTACCTGCGGCTGACTTTCACGGGGAACACCGGGTGGCCGGCGGGTCAGGTGTCCGAAGTGGAGGCTTACGCCTCCTGA
- the xylA gene encoding xylose isomerase, producing MSDYAPRPADKFTFGLWTVGWPANDPFGVATRAPLDPVESVHRLAELGAYGVTFHDDDLLATEPDRDKAIEAFKKALAETGLRVPMATTNLFTHPVFKDGGLTSNDRDVRRYALRKVRRNIDLAAELGAETYVVWGGREGAESDGAKDVRAALARYKEGLDLLADYVVEKGYSLRFALEPKPNEPRGDILLPTIGHALGFISQLERSEMFGLNPEVGHEQMAGLNFVHGISQALWQGKLFHIDLNGQHGPKYDQDLVFGHGDVKSAFFLVDLLENGGYEGPRHFDYKPLRTEDASDVWVSAAANMRTYLILKEKAAKFRSDPEVVEALAASRVPDLATPTLAPGETFDDVLKDDFDLDAAAARGYHFTRLNQLALEHLLGVR from the coding sequence ATGAGCGACTACGCCCCCCGGCCGGCCGACAAGTTCACCTTCGGCCTCTGGACCGTGGGCTGGCCCGCGAACGACCCGTTCGGGGTCGCGACGCGGGCGCCGCTGGACCCGGTGGAGAGCGTCCACCGGCTGGCGGAGCTGGGCGCCTACGGCGTGACCTTCCACGACGACGACCTGCTGGCCACCGAGCCCGACCGCGACAAGGCGATCGAGGCGTTCAAGAAGGCCCTCGCCGAGACGGGCCTCCGGGTCCCCATGGCGACGACCAACCTGTTCACCCACCCGGTGTTCAAGGACGGCGGCCTGACCAGCAACGACCGCGACGTCCGGCGGTACGCGCTGCGCAAGGTCCGCCGCAACATCGACCTGGCGGCCGAGCTGGGCGCGGAGACGTACGTGGTGTGGGGCGGCCGCGAGGGCGCGGAGTCCGACGGCGCGAAGGACGTCCGCGCGGCGCTGGCCCGCTACAAGGAGGGCCTCGACCTCCTCGCGGACTACGTCGTGGAGAAGGGCTACTCACTGCGCTTCGCCCTGGAGCCGAAGCCGAACGAGCCCCGCGGCGACATCCTGCTCCCGACGATCGGCCACGCGCTGGGCTTCATCTCGCAGCTGGAACGGTCCGAGATGTTCGGCCTCAACCCCGAGGTCGGCCACGAGCAGATGGCCGGGCTCAACTTCGTGCACGGGATTTCGCAGGCGCTGTGGCAGGGCAAGCTGTTCCACATCGACCTGAACGGCCAGCACGGCCCGAAGTACGACCAGGACCTGGTCTTCGGCCACGGCGACGTGAAGAGCGCGTTCTTCCTGGTGGACCTGCTGGAGAACGGCGGCTACGAGGGTCCGCGGCACTTCGACTACAAGCCGTTGCGCACGGAGGACGCTTCGGACGTGTGGGTGTCCGCGGCGGCGAACATGCGGACCTACCTGATCCTGAAGGAGAAGGCGGCGAAGTTCCGTTCGGACCCGGAGGTCGTGGAGGCCCTGGCCGCGTCGCGCGTGCCGGACCTGGCGACGCCGACGCTCGCCCCGGGCGAGACGTTCGACGACGTGCTGAAGGACGACTTCGACCTGGACGCGGCGGCCGCGCGCGGGTACCACTTCACGCGGTTGAACCAGCTGGCGCTGGAGCACCTGCTCGGCGTCCGCTGA
- a CDS encoding ROK family transcriptional regulator yields MTQAVRHEEMRARNLEVVLGAVHRGGALTRAALAEVTGLTKSTVSKLVGDLVDAGLLAETGPARAGERGRPGVDVVLSGARVASLGLEINVDYLAVRVLDLTGGVRFAARRERDNRGSRPKKVLGELQALATEALTETHRLGLEVAGAVLAVSGPVGDGVLFSAPNLGWQDVRPADLHLPVPVELDNEANLAALGELWYGDGERDFLYVSGEVGIGAGLVVNGALFAGARGLAGELGHVVVAPQGPLCRCGGSGCLETFAGQEALLAAGNAPTLPAFLAALADGDRAARAACAAAGEALGVALTSAVNLLDLDRIVLGGVFTQLYPWLSGPVTDVLTTRLGGLRGAPPVLTASRLGGDAATLGAAGRVVHRVLADPAPFVSRAQEA; encoded by the coding sequence ATGACCCAGGCCGTGCGGCACGAGGAGATGCGCGCCCGCAACCTCGAGGTCGTGCTGGGCGCGGTCCACCGCGGCGGCGCGCTCACCCGCGCCGCGCTCGCCGAGGTCACCGGCCTGACCAAGTCCACCGTGAGCAAGCTCGTCGGTGACCTGGTCGACGCGGGCCTGCTCGCCGAGACCGGGCCCGCCCGCGCGGGCGAACGCGGCCGGCCGGGCGTGGACGTCGTGCTCAGCGGGGCCCGCGTGGCGTCGCTCGGGCTCGAAATCAACGTCGACTACCTCGCCGTGCGCGTGCTCGACCTCACCGGCGGCGTCCGGTTCGCCGCCCGCCGCGAGCGCGACAACCGCGGTTCGCGCCCGAAGAAGGTCCTGGGGGAGCTGCAGGCGCTAGCCACCGAGGCGCTCACCGAAACCCACCGGCTCGGCCTGGAGGTGGCGGGCGCGGTGCTCGCGGTGTCCGGCCCGGTCGGCGACGGCGTCCTCTTCAGCGCCCCCAACCTCGGCTGGCAGGACGTCCGCCCGGCCGACCTGCACCTGCCGGTCCCGGTCGAACTGGACAACGAAGCGAACCTCGCGGCGCTGGGCGAGCTCTGGTACGGCGACGGCGAGCGCGACTTCCTCTACGTCTCCGGCGAAGTCGGCATCGGCGCCGGCCTGGTCGTGAACGGCGCGCTGTTCGCCGGCGCCCGCGGCCTGGCCGGCGAGCTCGGTCACGTCGTGGTCGCGCCCCAGGGCCCGCTATGCCGGTGCGGCGGAAGCGGCTGCCTGGAGACCTTCGCGGGCCAAGAAGCGTTGCTGGCGGCGGGAAACGCGCCGACGCTGCCCGCGTTCCTGGCCGCGCTGGCGGACGGCGACCGCGCGGCGCGGGCAGCGTGTGCGGCCGCCGGGGAAGCCCTCGGTGTCGCCCTGACGTCGGCGGTGAACCTCCTGGACCTCGACCGCATCGTGCTGGGCGGGGTGTTCACGCAGCTGTACCCGTGGCTGTCCGGCCCGGTGACGGACGTCCTGACCACCCGCTTGGGCGGCCTCCGCGGCGCACCCCCGGTGCTGACGGCCTCACGCCTGGGTGGCGACGCGGCGACGCTGGGGGCCGCGGGCCGGGTGGTGCACCGGGTGCTGGCGGATCCGGCGCCGTTCGTGAGCCGGGCTCAGGAGGCGTAA
- a CDS encoding carbohydrate-binding protein → MSPSPPKWARLFGTALLGAGLLLTLDTPARADIPPADYQQVALATGAAELGGEAMSLAVLPDRSVVHTSRDGTVRVTTAAGATSVAAKLNVYTHDEEGLQGVAADPGFATNRFIWLYFSPRLSTPDGDAPTDGTEADFAPFKGELHLSRFVLKTDNTLDLASEKVVLKVANDRGQCCHVGGDIDFDAAGNLYLTTGDDTNPFSSDSYSPIDERTTRNPQFDAQRSSGNTNDLRGKLLRIHPQADGTYTVPSGNLFAPGTANTRAEIYAMGFRNPFRMSVDKPTGVVYLGDYGPDAGVTNPDRGPQGQVEFDRITGPGNFGWPYCTGSNTTTETYNHYTFPSGPSGAKYDCAGGPTNSSFRNTGLAKLPVPKPAWIKYAGDEGSPPEFGSGSESPMGGPVYRYDATSTSTVKFPQSLDGKYFAGEYGRKWIKAVTVNGDGTRGPIENFPWTGTQVMDMAFGPDGALYVLDYGTGSDNQALYRIEYLAGTNRNPVAKAAADKTSGPNPLTVNFSSAGSADPEGGALSYRWDFGDGSSSTSANPAHTYTTNGTYSPTLTVSDPAGLTGTASLVVTVGNTAPAVSLGTPVDGQLFSFGDTVPFQVAGSDPEDGPLDCSKVKVTYLLGHDSHEHQITQQTGCSGSIAVPVDGEHDAAANIYGVFDAQYTDKGGLTSHSVRKLQPRHRQGEHFSAQSGIQLADHGAAEGGRTVGYTDDGDWISFTPYALGNATSISARVSSGGPGGTLEVRAGSPTGTLLGSAAVANTGDWDTFADVTANLADRPAGTTSLYLVFKGVTGQGNLFDLDAFTFTTASPAVEGESFTSGSGVQIAPHAAASGGNTLGYIENGDWAGYASVSTAGARSFTARISSAGAGGTIEIRSGSATGTLLGSVAVPSTGGWETFQNVTTSVSGGSGSLFLVFRGGSGSLFDVDSFTLSGMPTQVDPSYEVLVFSKTAGFRHDAIPAGIQAIRELGAANGFGVTATEDASVFTSASLSSYAAVVFLSTTGDVLDAAQQTAFQSYVEGGGGYLGVHAAADTEYDWPWYGQLVGAWFKSHPAIQQARFVTEDGTHPATAGLPAVWTRTDELYNYRTNPRGSVHVLQTLDESSYTGGEMGADHPITWCHPQGAGRAFYTGLGHTIESYSDPVFRSSLLGAVRYAAGVAPAACGSSSSTVEGESFTSGSGVQIASHAPASGGQTLGYIENGDWAGYASVSTAGITRFSAVVSSAGAGGTIEIRAGSATGTLLGTVPVPNTGSWETFQTVSTTVTPGTGPLHLVFRGGAGSLFDIDTLTVS, encoded by the coding sequence ATGTCTCCGTCCCCACCGAAGTGGGCGAGGCTGTTCGGCACCGCGCTCCTGGGCGCCGGCCTCCTGCTCACCCTCGACACCCCGGCCCGCGCGGACATCCCACCCGCGGACTACCAGCAGGTCGCGCTCGCCACCGGCGCGGCCGAACTCGGCGGTGAGGCGATGTCGCTCGCCGTGCTCCCGGACCGCTCGGTCGTGCACACCTCCCGCGACGGCACCGTCCGCGTCACCACCGCGGCGGGGGCCACCTCCGTCGCGGCCAAGCTGAACGTCTACACCCACGACGAGGAAGGGCTCCAAGGCGTCGCCGCCGATCCCGGCTTCGCCACGAACCGGTTCATCTGGCTGTACTTCTCGCCGCGGCTGTCCACACCGGACGGTGACGCGCCGACCGACGGCACCGAGGCGGACTTCGCGCCGTTCAAGGGCGAGCTGCACCTGTCCCGGTTCGTGCTGAAGACCGACAACACGCTCGACCTGGCCAGCGAGAAGGTCGTTCTCAAGGTGGCCAACGACCGCGGCCAGTGCTGCCACGTCGGCGGCGACATCGACTTCGACGCCGCCGGGAACCTGTACCTGACCACCGGCGACGACACCAACCCGTTCTCCTCCGACAGCTACTCGCCGATCGACGAGCGGACCACGCGCAACCCGCAGTTCGACGCCCAGCGCTCGTCCGGCAACACGAACGACCTGCGCGGCAAGCTGCTGCGGATCCACCCGCAGGCCGACGGGACGTACACCGTGCCGTCCGGCAACCTCTTCGCACCGGGGACCGCGAACACCCGCGCGGAGATCTACGCGATGGGCTTCCGGAACCCGTTCCGGATGAGTGTCGACAAGCCGACCGGCGTCGTCTACCTCGGCGACTACGGCCCGGACGCGGGCGTCACCAACCCCGACCGCGGACCGCAGGGGCAGGTCGAGTTCGACCGGATCACCGGGCCGGGCAACTTCGGCTGGCCGTACTGCACGGGATCGAACACCACGACCGAGACGTACAACCACTACACGTTCCCGAGCGGCCCGTCCGGTGCGAAGTACGACTGCGCGGGCGGCCCGACGAACTCCTCGTTCCGCAACACCGGGCTCGCCAAGCTGCCGGTGCCGAAGCCCGCGTGGATCAAGTACGCGGGTGACGAAGGCTCGCCGCCGGAGTTCGGCAGCGGCTCGGAGTCGCCGATGGGCGGGCCGGTCTACCGGTACGACGCCACCTCGACGTCCACGGTCAAGTTCCCGCAATCCCTGGACGGCAAGTACTTCGCGGGGGAGTACGGTCGCAAGTGGATCAAGGCGGTCACCGTCAACGGCGACGGCACGCGCGGCCCGATCGAGAACTTCCCGTGGACCGGAACGCAGGTCATGGACATGGCGTTCGGCCCGGACGGCGCGCTGTACGTCCTCGACTACGGCACCGGCAGCGACAACCAGGCGCTGTACCGGATCGAGTACCTCGCGGGCACGAACCGCAACCCGGTCGCGAAGGCCGCGGCCGACAAGACGTCCGGGCCGAACCCGTTGACGGTGAACTTCTCGTCCGCGGGCAGCGCGGACCCCGAGGGTGGCGCGCTGAGCTACCGCTGGGACTTCGGCGACGGCTCGTCGTCGACCTCGGCGAACCCGGCGCACACCTACACGACGAACGGCACGTACTCGCCGACGCTCACCGTTTCCGATCCGGCGGGGCTGACCGGCACGGCGAGCCTGGTGGTGACGGTGGGGAACACCGCGCCCGCGGTTTCGTTGGGTACGCCGGTGGACGGGCAGCTGTTCTCGTTCGGTGACACCGTGCCGTTCCAGGTGGCCGGCAGCGATCCGGAGGACGGGCCGCTGGACTGCTCGAAGGTCAAGGTGACGTACTTGCTCGGCCACGACAGCCACGAGCACCAGATCACCCAGCAGACCGGGTGTTCGGGCTCGATCGCGGTCCCGGTCGACGGTGAGCACGACGCCGCGGCGAACATCTACGGCGTCTTCGACGCGCAGTACACCGACAAGGGCGGGCTGACGTCGCACAGCGTCCGAAAGCTGCAGCCGCGGCACCGGCAGGGGGAGCACTTCTCGGCGCAGTCGGGGATCCAGCTCGCCGACCACGGCGCGGCGGAGGGCGGCCGGACGGTCGGGTACACCGACGACGGCGACTGGATCTCGTTCACGCCGTACGCGCTGGGCAACGCCACCTCGATCAGCGCTCGCGTGTCGTCCGGCGGCCCGGGCGGCACCTTGGAGGTTCGCGCGGGTTCGCCGACCGGGACGCTGCTCGGATCGGCGGCCGTCGCCAACACCGGTGACTGGGACACGTTCGCCGACGTCACGGCGAACCTCGCCGACCGGCCGGCCGGGACGACGTCGCTGTACCTGGTGTTCAAGGGCGTGACCGGCCAGGGCAACCTGTTCGACCTCGACGCGTTCACGTTCACGACGGCTTCGCCGGCGGTCGAGGGCGAGTCGTTCACGTCCGGGTCCGGCGTGCAGATCGCCCCGCACGCGGCGGCGAGCGGCGGCAACACCCTGGGCTACATCGAAAACGGCGACTGGGCCGGCTACGCATCGGTGAGCACGGCGGGCGCGCGGTCCTTCACGGCGCGGATTTCATCGGCCGGCGCGGGCGGGACGATCGAAATCCGCTCCGGTTCGGCGACGGGGACGCTGCTGGGTTCGGTGGCCGTGCCGTCGACGGGCGGCTGGGAGACGTTCCAGAACGTGACGACGTCGGTGTCGGGTGGCTCGGGATCGCTGTTCCTGGTGTTCCGCGGCGGTTCCGGTTCCCTGTTCGACGTGGATTCCTTTACGCTGAGCGGTATGCCGACCCAGGTGGATCCCTCGTACGAGGTACTGGTGTTCTCCAAGACAGCGGGCTTCCGCCACGACGCGATCCCGGCGGGCATCCAGGCCATTCGTGAACTGGGCGCGGCCAACGGTTTCGGCGTGACGGCGACCGAGGATGCTTCGGTGTTCACCTCGGCTTCGCTGTCGTCCTATGCGGCGGTGGTCTTCCTCTCGACGACCGGCGACGTGCTGGACGCCGCGCAGCAGACGGCGTTCCAGTCCTATGTGGAAGGTGGCGGCGGCTACCTCGGCGTCCACGCCGCGGCGGACACGGAGTACGACTGGCCGTGGTACGGGCAGCTGGTCGGGGCGTGGTTCAAGAGCCACCCGGCCATCCAGCAGGCCCGGTTCGTGACGGAGGACGGCACCCATCCGGCGACGGCCGGCCTGCCGGCGGTGTGGACCCGGACCGATGAGCTGTACAACTACCGGACGAACCCGCGGGGCAGCGTGCACGTGCTGCAGACCCTGGACGAGTCCAGCTACACGGGCGGCGAGATGGGTGCCGACCACCCGATCACGTGGTGCCACCCGCAGGGCGCCGGCCGCGCGTTCTACACGGGACTCGGCCACACGATCGAGTCCTATTCGGACCCGGTGTTCCGGTCTTCCCTGCTGGGCGCGGTTCGTTATGCGGCCGGGGTCGCCCCTGCTGCTTGCGGGTCTTCGTCGTCCACTGTGGAGGGTGAGTCGTTCACGTCGGGCTCGGGGGTGCAGATCGCATCCCACGCCCCGGCCAGCGGCGGCCAGACCCTGGGCTACATCGAGAACGGCGACTGGGCCGGGTACGCGTCGGTGAGCACCGCGGGCATCACGCGCTTCAGCGCGGTGGTGTCCTCGGCGGGCGCGGGCGGCACGATCGAGATCCGCGCGGGTTCGGCGACGGGAACGCTGCTGGGCACGGTGCCGGTCCCGAACACGGGCAGCTGGGAGACGTTCCAGACGGTGTCGACCACGGTAACGCCCGGAACGGGCCCCCTCCACCTGGTCTTCCGGGGTGGCGCGGGTTCGCTGTTCGACATCGACACGTTGACGGTGTCTTAG
- a CDS encoding S8 family serine peptidase encodes MTQHRSRWRRRAGITVLATALGASVLGVAVPVASAQQAPPSTGATDGKTLDEHDRALVAEAEKAGKPDVTLLIAAEKGQTGTAVNELKALGGVVQSTDTKLDYVKVSIPTDKAEKAAKLKSVNAVDVDGLIQRDDPKPDGATTPLPQPAPGKNTPRVNPYLPTGDTYAAQFGQVLPNWDGKDTTVAVLDSGVDLDSPALATTSHGERKIVDWYNANATNSGDGTWVKQSTQTYTGTFTANAKTWTAPATGGPYTFGVFSETAGDLGGADSETGGDVNRDGDRADSWGVLLDPATKEVRVDLNGNGDFTDEKPMTDYAKKYDYGFFGTDNPATDVAERMAFVVQTDKPGYVGIGIAGAEHGSHVAGIAAGNDLFGGKMDGAAPGAKLLAVKVCLTGTACTSSGLIDGVVYAASHGADVINISIGGLPALNDGNNARAELYNRTIAEYNVQIFISAGNSGAGANTVGDPSVATDAISVGSYITKETWLSNYGSVTKNAESLHPFSSRGPREDGGFKPDIIAPGAAIATIPRWEAGGPVAGTYGLPAGYAMLQGTSMASPQATGAAALLVSAYKATHKGQRPPVAQLRSAIKSTARFVPGIDAYAQGAGLFNVPAAFVALSLNPKPDAVSTSVEVHTALSQQLATPNTGVGIHDREGVTTGTAYTRTYTITRTTGSAQPVPYFARWTGNDGTFSSKSTVVLPLNTPVKFDVKVDPKKAGAHSAVLNLDNPLTIGVDVQTLNTVFAPQEFTAAKGYQVDVSGKIARNQATSYFVRVPQGASALKVDLDAGAGAPGKGQVRFLRYDPTGVPAEASTSTTYCYLPDAGAGCPGGTPTSRTIANPLPGVWEIVVEARRTSDVADAAYKLTASVLGTAISPNPDTIASATLGTPIARSYTVTNTLGAFTGKLNGATLGSAKVARPSIAEGAQQQYQIAVTPGSTSLTATIGKTSDTGADLDLVLYNCTTGTCVQAGVSADGDSEESVTVPNPAAGVWVALVDGYAVPSGTTEYDYLDVFTNPAFGSVAVNDTVAAHASGSSWTVPATVTVTTAPAAGRTLRGQLTVQTDTGVTVGSSLVLINAVS; translated from the coding sequence GTGACACAGCACAGATCGCGCTGGAGACGGCGGGCCGGGATCACCGTCCTCGCCACCGCTCTCGGCGCCTCCGTCCTCGGCGTCGCCGTTCCCGTGGCGTCCGCCCAGCAGGCCCCGCCCTCGACCGGCGCGACCGACGGCAAGACCCTCGACGAGCACGACCGCGCGCTCGTCGCCGAAGCCGAAAAGGCCGGGAAACCGGACGTCACGCTGCTGATCGCGGCGGAAAAGGGCCAGACCGGCACCGCCGTGAACGAGCTCAAGGCGCTCGGCGGCGTCGTCCAGTCCACCGACACCAAGCTCGACTACGTCAAGGTCAGCATCCCGACGGACAAGGCCGAGAAGGCCGCCAAGCTCAAGTCCGTCAACGCCGTCGACGTCGACGGCCTCATCCAGCGCGACGACCCCAAGCCCGACGGCGCGACCACCCCGCTGCCGCAGCCGGCCCCGGGCAAGAACACCCCGCGCGTCAACCCGTACCTGCCGACCGGGGACACCTACGCGGCGCAGTTCGGCCAGGTCCTGCCCAACTGGGACGGCAAGGACACCACGGTCGCGGTGCTCGACTCCGGCGTCGACCTCGACTCCCCCGCGCTGGCCACCACCAGCCACGGCGAACGCAAGATCGTCGACTGGTACAACGCCAACGCCACCAACTCGGGCGACGGCACCTGGGTCAAGCAGTCGACCCAGACCTACACCGGCACGTTCACCGCGAACGCCAAGACCTGGACGGCGCCCGCCACCGGCGGCCCGTACACCTTCGGCGTCTTCAGCGAGACCGCCGGCGACCTGGGCGGCGCGGACAGCGAGACCGGCGGTGACGTCAACCGCGACGGCGACCGCGCCGACTCGTGGGGCGTGCTGCTCGACCCGGCGACCAAGGAGGTCCGGGTCGACCTCAACGGCAACGGCGACTTCACCGACGAGAAGCCGATGACCGACTACGCCAAGAAGTACGACTACGGCTTCTTCGGCACGGACAACCCGGCGACCGACGTCGCCGAGCGGATGGCATTCGTGGTCCAGACCGACAAGCCGGGCTACGTCGGCATCGGCATCGCCGGGGCCGAGCACGGCTCGCACGTCGCGGGCATCGCCGCCGGCAACGACCTCTTCGGCGGCAAGATGGACGGCGCGGCCCCGGGCGCGAAGCTCCTGGCGGTCAAGGTCTGCCTCACCGGCACCGCCTGCACGTCGTCGGGCCTGATCGACGGTGTCGTCTACGCGGCCAGCCACGGCGCCGACGTCATCAACATCTCGATCGGCGGCCTGCCCGCGCTCAACGACGGCAACAACGCCCGTGCGGAGCTCTACAACCGCACGATCGCCGAGTACAACGTCCAGATCTTCATCTCGGCCGGCAACAGCGGCGCCGGGGCGAACACCGTCGGCGACCCGTCGGTGGCCACGGACGCGATCTCGGTCGGCTCGTACATCACCAAGGAGACCTGGCTGTCGAACTACGGCTCGGTCACCAAGAACGCCGAGTCGCTGCACCCGTTCTCCTCGCGCGGCCCGCGTGAAGACGGCGGCTTCAAGCCGGACATCATCGCGCCCGGCGCGGCGATCGCGACCATCCCGCGCTGGGAAGCGGGAGGCCCGGTGGCCGGCACGTACGGCCTGCCCGCGGGCTACGCGATGCTGCAGGGCACGTCGATGGCGTCGCCGCAGGCGACCGGCGCGGCGGCACTGCTGGTGAGCGCGTACAAGGCGACGCACAAGGGCCAGCGGCCGCCGGTCGCGCAGCTGCGCTCGGCCATCAAGTCGACCGCGCGGTTCGTGCCGGGCATCGACGCCTACGCCCAGGGTGCGGGCCTGTTCAACGTCCCGGCCGCGTTCGTCGCGCTGTCGCTGAACCCGAAGCCGGACGCCGTTTCGACGTCGGTCGAGGTGCACACGGCGCTGTCGCAGCAGCTGGCGACGCCGAACACGGGCGTGGGCATCCACGACCGCGAAGGCGTGACCACGGGCACGGCCTACACCCGGACGTACACGATCACCCGCACCACGGGTTCGGCGCAGCCGGTGCCGTACTTCGCGCGGTGGACGGGCAACGACGGGACGTTCTCGTCGAAGTCCACGGTGGTCCTGCCGCTGAACACGCCGGTGAAGTTCGACGTCAAGGTCGACCCGAAGAAGGCGGGCGCCCACTCGGCGGTGCTGAACCTGGACAACCCGCTGACCATCGGCGTCGACGTGCAGACCCTCAACACGGTCTTCGCGCCGCAGGAGTTCACCGCCGCCAAGGGTTACCAGGTCGACGTCTCCGGCAAGATCGCCCGCAACCAGGCGACCAGCTACTTCGTGCGGGTGCCCCAGGGTGCCAGCGCGCTGAAGGTGGACCTGGACGCGGGTGCCGGTGCCCCGGGCAAGGGCCAGGTGCGGTTCCTGCGCTACGACCCGACCGGCGTCCCGGCCGAGGCCAGCACGTCGACGACGTACTGCTACCTCCCCGACGCGGGTGCCGGCTGCCCCGGTGGCACGCCGACCAGCCGCACGATCGCCAACCCGCTCCCGGGCGTGTGGGAGATCGTCGTCGAGGCGCGCCGGACGTCCGATGTGGCCGACGCGGCGTACAAGCTGACGGCTTCGGTGCTGGGCACGGCGATCTCGCCGAACCCGGACACCATCGCCTCGGCCACGCTGGGCACGCCGATCGCGCGGTCCTACACCGTGACGAACACGCTGGGCGCGTTCACCGGCAAGCTGAATGGCGCCACGCTGGGCAGCGCAAAGGTGGCGCGGCCCTCGATCGCCGAAGGTGCGCAGCAGCAGTACCAGATCGCGGTGACGCCGGGTTCGACGTCGCTGACGGCCACGATCGGCAAGACGTCCGACACGGGCGCCGACCTGGACCTGGTGCTGTACAACTGCACGACCGGCACCTGCGTGCAGGCGGGGGTCAGCGCGGACGGTGACTCCGAGGAGTCGGTGACCGTGCCCAACCCGGCCGCGGGTGTCTGGGTCGCGCTGGTCGACGGGTACGCGGTGCCTTCCGGCACCACCGAGTACGACTACCTCGACGTCTTCACCAACCCGGCCTTCGGGTCGGTCGCGGTGAACGACACCGTCGCGGCGCACGCGTCGGGCAGCTCGTGGACGGTGCCGGCGACGGTGACGGTCACGACCGCCCCGGCCGCGGGCCGCACCCTGCGCGGTCAGCTGACCGTGCAGACCGACACCGGTGTCACGGTCGGCTCCTCGCTGGTGCTGATCAACGCCGTGAGCTAG